Below is a window of Macadamia integrifolia cultivar HAES 741 chromosome 8, SCU_Mint_v3, whole genome shotgun sequence DNA.
tttttaataaatttcgTGCAGAAAAATAATTATTAGTTTATTTTCTGCTTGGATATGTAATTTATGGAATTCTATAAATTGTCCATGAAATGGTTAGTTCTTTCAAGCTCAAACAGTTGTATTCATGAAAACAAGAATGTAATGTTTTGACTGTTGTAAGATAACTGGGAGTAACTCTCACCGGCGGTCTGCTCATAATTTAAAATTCCAAAATCGAGAATCCATTTCATCACAGGCACATGCCAATGATCTATGGTTAACCTGAGGGGTGGGGGATTGGAAAATCAAGACACGCAGATCTTGTAGGAGCCTTGTTTTATGCCATTAGCTTGACATGCCAATACAGATCAGCACTACTGTGCCCCACTTCACAGTGGAACCTAAGGCCGAAGCCAATATTAGGGTCAACAGCAGAGTTCCTCCCACCCATGCAATGGGCCATACAGCCAATGCAGGGGATGAGAGTGGATTCTACTAAATAGAGGTTTCACTACTGTGCATGAGCTCATTTGGATATGAATCTTTCCTGTTTATAGATGGGAAATGAGTCCATCAGCAGCTTTTGCCTGGTTCTCATATTTATTTATCTCATTATTTGCTGCTTCAATATAAAGATAATCGTGTTATCATACGCTGACACTGGCTTTGAGAAGAGGTGTTTGCCTCCTAATTTCTTTATTTGCCTGATTTTGACTGTACTGTCTCGTTTTGGGCCTTCGGATATGAAAAATATCAAGCAATTCGGTCTTAAAGACCCTAAGATCGGCCGTTCTGGAATCAATCATTATATATTTCGATCCGAATTGACCGATTCAACTGATCCAATTCCGATTTTTGAAACAGTGATTCTGTTGACCTGCCCCAGCAACAAATTGCAGATACAGATCTAGCAACCAAAGGCAAATACAGGGCCGCTATTGATCTGCACTCTACAAATTGGAATAGGGAGAAGTAGAGATTTCTTTAAatatgtgattttaggaatctTTTTATCTAAAAGATTGATAGATCTTGCTTCAAAAACCTAGTTTCattaattttctgttatttcacaaactaaaatggaaaaaaaataaagattttttcttttatctttttttcgctaacaatgggtatccaggcctttggcctgactagtctcgcgggtccatattgaccccacaatggCATAGATCGGGTGATAgcggggttgaatgaaaaccattcaactttcattgaaagttgTGAAGAGCACTCAACACCCCGTGTGAATGGCCTAAGGTGTGTCGAATTGGAGTCGAATTCAGGACGTTGGAGTtgacggctcgtaccaagttcgttgcttaCCAATTGCGCAACCCcttaaggttaaaaaaaaaataaagatcttCATTGCCGATTCCGAAACAATAGTGGAAGATTTTTGAAACCAGAATGGTTACAAACCGATATCACACATGTTCAAACCACTTATAACTATATATTGGAGAACTTAAATCCATAGAAAAGTTTTCACAAATAAGCAGGAGACAACCACCGACTATTATCTCCAAAAGCATTATTACATTTTTTATGGGTTTAGAAATTCCAATTGTTAAAacgaacatcatcatcatcatcatcaaataaGTCTGGTTTTCTGTATCAACGAATATAGTTACAGACAAAATGGAAGATTGATAATAAAAGGCAAAGCTAATCCATAGTAGTAGTACAtacccatcatcatcatcatcatcatcttcataagCTTACTGGACATCTACTATTGTCTATCCTTAGTCGATGTCCACCTGAAACTGAATTAGGTCGTCGTCCCTCCTCAATCAATGCGGCCCTAGCAGACATTATTCCACTGGGAACCAGAGAGGCATTGAAAGCAGAACAATCCATCCAATCCTTGAGAAGCTCTTCTTTACCCCAAATCTCTGGTATCCACACATGACCCGCTACTTCGTTACGATGCCTCTTTAATCTCTCACGTCCAGAATCCACCTCTGCTGTCGtcacttcttcttctgatgatgatgatgatgaattctTGTGATCCTTCTCTTCAGGGAACTGGGCTTGTGATTTGACTTGTTTTTTCTCTTCAGGTTCATGCTCTTTGTCCTCCAACTCTTGGATTTTACTTTGCTTCTCATCTAAATCTCTGGGTCTTGAGGGActtgaaggaatccggtcactGGGCTCTGTAGAATTCTGGTCGCTCATGGTTCTGCACTTAactagcttcttcttcttcttcttcttcttcttcttggagaGGAGTGATCTTAGTTGGTTATGTGTGGAAAGAGTGTTAGGAAGAGAATGGGTGGGAAGTTAGTTTACACGTCACAAGTGTTCTTTTGTATGGTATGTGACATCTGTACGTGTCAAGTTGATTGGATTCGAGTTTGTGTGGTTTGGCTAAAGTTCGttagagagagagtgagagaattCCTAGTAGACCTTTAAGGGATTGTGAggttgatgttgatttggagagagggagagatggaTTTTTGAGAGTTGGCAAGGTGGGATCTTTTGATTGTgaagagagagcgagagagagagagaggtggatgGGGCATCTTTGGGTTGTTTTGCAATTTGCATGTTAATTGCGATAATGATTTGAATCTAGTTTCTCCTAATCTATGGTGGAGAGAGACTCTCTTCATCCACATGATCTGACCCTCTATTTGGAGTGGAAAAAGAGAAATTCGACCTTCAACTGTTTAGGCGAGAGCAAATGACGGTAtttattcttttcatagtccaaCTATAGTCCAACCATAGTGACAACGTaaaattctctatttttttttttgggtagaaacatttcaattaaaatttttgaattttgttatggtggatttatttgatgaaaaataatgaataattgTAGAGTTTTTCAtacaatttcaaaaaaaaaataaaaattaagagacAAACAATTATCAATGAATCAAGGACACATATCTGCCTATGTGGCAAGTAATTTATTCCACCTAAAGATTGCCACCTAATCGCATTGAAGGGGTTGTGAAAAGACTATCCTACCCCATGGTTGGATGCCTATGCATTTTCCCCGTTTGCCCAGTGCTGATTGCTGATACAATGGCTATGTGACTAGGTATTGTTCCCcatcaattttatttatattcacTTTAATTATAAACTCGTAAACCAATgacaaaaatggaagaaaaaaaaaatcgatactCAACACCTATTATTGACCCAACTAATAATCAGTTTCAGTTTAAAAATTAGAACCAAtcatttgatttcagtttagaTTTGTTTATTGCATCCACAGCCAATTATGATTTGCATAGAATCAATTTACACCTCAAGCTATGTTTGGatgttaaggaaaaaaaaaaaattgaatacaTAAATCAGTCATCATGCGTCGTTATAATTTGCTTTatacctttttttcttgttgacatccaaacataaccttaatTTGGAGCCTCCActcaaattaaaagaaaaaattgacacCGCCATCAAACAGAagtaaatgaattaaaaaataatttcccTGACAGCTTCATTGGTGGATGTGACCCTTAAATATAGGGTGTGAGAATGGACACGTGGGAATTACTTTCTTCATCTTGAGTTCAAATCCTCTACGGTGAACAGTGaagtgcagtgagcatcgaatATTAAGAACTTCTGAGCACACATTCTAAGGAGTTCTTAGCCACCCAATGCTCACTCCACCGGTATAGTGACTACAAATAATTTTCACACCTTCATCACACACCAAGAGAGGGTCCGTAGAAACAAACACTGTGGGTTGGGCCAGATATTTTGGTGAAGGCTTCCTTCCCTCCTCCAAGATCCATTTGTTTAGAGAGAAATATAGGGTGGGATAATATGCGAAATAGATCTCACGAACAATGATATAAGTTGTATGGGAGACAAAAATGGTAAATTGAGAATAAGTTCACAGCCACATCTCATTTCACCTCGTTTGGTTTAGTGgaaaacttagagagagagagatgatagagGGCAAAATGGGTGGGTTGGATTTCTGTTTGGTTTTGATAATTGTGGTGGTGAGCGTGAGCTTGCAGAGAGGAGGACGACGATAGAGAGGGGTCCAGCAGCAGTAGCAGAGGTTCACTTCGTCGGAGGTATGCACTTTAGCTGTATTAGTAATCAATTGAAAGCTTAACTCTTGAGGCtttatttggttgcaagggaaattaaaagaaaacaaagtgaAATTTGTAAATTTAAAGAAAACTTTTGTAACAACCATCATCAATGGGTGCGAAGAGGATGAATCAAAACTTctacaaaagaatcaaaatcatCATAGACGCTCTAGAGCAGAAAGCAATAAATAGAAGGTTTCAGTTCCAAATAATGAAACAACAGTACTCACACCGCCTCTTGTTATCCATGAAAGCAAGACTTCAGATCATCAAAGATGAATAATGCAAGTCAATTCAATATGCAAACTCTGAATTGTCATGTTAAAACTCaaaccaaaagtagaaattcAATATTATTCATGCTATCAACTGAACAAATCCAAACAAAATTCagcttattattatttaatcgGAGAAAATAAGCTCCATAGAAAAGGAAACACTGGGTCTCGGAGTTAATAACTATTAAAGGCATAATCACCTCGTTATGTCCTAATCTATTCTGCATACCCGGGAATGATtgaagtaaaaggaaaaaaaatgaaatgaaaaatggtgGGCATGGAGGTATATTACAAGGGAGGAAACAAAAAGAACGAGAAAAAGAGTATTCCAAGCTCCAGGGTTCTTTTGAGATCGCGAGAGAGTATTTCAAGCTCTAGGGTAGCGTGAGCGTCCTTTCTTTCTCAGGAACTCGGGGATCTCCACTGAGCCACCTTCAGTGAAAGAGGAAGGTCGTCGACTGATCCCAAGGTTGTCTCCATAGGCTAGCTGACTTCCCTGCAATATATCCATATCACAACTGATGAGAATGAATGGAtgcacatgagagagagagagagagagagagagagagagagagagagagccaaccTGAAGAGGCCTTCCTTCAGCTTCATCTTGACGTTTAAATCCAGTAGCAATCAGAGTGATGCTAACCTGAACATAAACCAATAGAATGAATCTCGAGGTTCATATATGCCGACATTCTGTTATTGTTCTAATCCCAGTTTTTATATTGTCAGGGGGGCCTCAGCGTCCAGGCCCTTCCATGGGTCCAAGACTACACCATGCCTCGTTGAAACTTCACGAttttacattgatttatgtttattgctttgttttctgatgaatatgcttatataaTATTCTATACTTCGTTTAATATATGTTGATTTTCTCatactagcataattatatcatattgcatcgACGCAGCTTCTATATTGCATATAaccaaaattatataaaattatcattgctaCATTACATATAGTCATATATACTGCATGCCAAGGGCACCTAGGCAATGCCCAGGTGGGCACTTTGTCGCCTAAGCGCCCCTCTGACGCCTGGGGTTGCCTAGTCGCTTTGGCAACCATCTGTAGTGATTAGTCTATTAGTGTAACATCTGAGAACATGGCTGAACTGAAAATTCAGTAGTGGATTGCACCAGGGAGATGTTTTCACGGCAAACAAACTGATATGACCATAGCAACAAATGGGGCATGAATTATTTTTCCAGATCACTAAAATTACATTCAATGTCGAAAAGAACTAAATCAAGTGGAAATGTTGCTCCCCAAATCTCCACACCAGTATTTGGAGGGTTTGCATCAATGCAACTATGCCATGATCTTGACAGTATGTGGATGGAACTAATAATCTAAAATGCAGCAGCCACAGCATTTGCTCTAACTCACTATGTTCTTGGTAGGTTATGAAACCAACAGCAGAAAGATGCAAGGCTAGACAATCCCAACTTACTTGACCACTGAGTGACTGATCTATAACTGCTCCAAAAATTAAGTTTGCACTTGGATCTACAAGATCATATATCACCTCTGCAGCAGCATTTACCTGCAAGAAATCCAATACGGGAACTGAAGCATTGGAAAAAAAGTCATAAAGGATAAGTAAATTAAATCAGAAAATATGGATGACTTCAACAAACTTGTAAATTCAAGC
It encodes the following:
- the LOC122086399 gene encoding protein BIC1, yielding MSDQNSTEPSDRIPSSPSRPRDLDEKQSKIQELEDKEHEPEEKKQVKSQAQFPEEKDHKNSSSSSSEEEVTTAEVDSGRERLKRHRNEVAGHVWIPEIWGKEELLKDWMDCSAFNASLVPSGIMSARAALIEEGRRPNSVSGGHRLRIDNSRCPVSL